The Flavobacterium praedii genome window below encodes:
- a CDS encoding response regulator transcription factor, with the protein MKKVLLAEDDADFASVLKQYLELYQYEISWAENGEEALAIFQTENFDICVFDVMMPKMDGFTLAEKIIKINPEIPFVFLTARKLKEDKIIGLKLGADDYIVKPFEADELVLRLNNILKRSNQKQTHYPIADELKIGAYLFDTKRLALKNNTITQQLTEKEAALIHFFYTHKNQMVKREQILKTIWGSDDFFSGRSMDVYISKIRKYFKDDSRISIESVRNIGLEFKINN; encoded by the coding sequence TTGAAAAAAGTACTTTTAGCCGAAGATGATGCTGATTTTGCAAGCGTTCTCAAACAATATTTAGAATTATACCAATATGAGATCAGTTGGGCAGAAAATGGTGAAGAAGCATTGGCTATTTTCCAAACTGAAAATTTTGATATCTGTGTTTTTGATGTTATGATGCCCAAAATGGACGGATTTACCCTTGCTGAAAAAATCATCAAAATCAATCCCGAAATTCCTTTTGTTTTTCTAACTGCCCGAAAATTAAAAGAAGACAAAATCATTGGATTAAAATTGGGTGCTGATGACTATATTGTAAAACCTTTTGAAGCCGACGAACTTGTTTTACGCCTGAATAATATTTTAAAAAGAAGCAATCAAAAACAGACTCATTACCCAATAGCAGATGAATTGAAAATTGGGGCTTATTTATTTGATACCAAACGTTTAGCTTTAAAAAATAACACTATAACACAACAACTTACCGAAAAAGAAGCGGCTCTTATTCATTTTTTTTATACTCATAAAAATCAAATGGTAAAACGAGAACAAATTTTGAAAACGATTTGGGGAAGCGACGATTTTTTTTCGGGAAGAAGTATGGATGTCTACATCAGTAAAATTCGCAAGTATTTCAAAGATGATTCTCGAATAAGCATCGAAAGTGTTCGTAACATTGGGTTGGAATTTAAGATCAACAACTAA
- a CDS encoding ketopantoate reductase family protein: MQTRIGILGLGGVGGYFGGLLAKEYAKSKTVEIIFIARGETLRNIKESGLKILSDNGEKIVFPDLVSDNPEIIGKIDYLICATKTYDIEESLTSIKNVITKNTVILPLYNGVDAPERICTLFPDNEVLQGCVYIVSMIVSPGVIKKVGPYEKIFFGSDMASISRMNALQTIFKNASIESYLVDAIEETVWEKFIFISALASATSYLNQNIGELLNSESSRKFYVSLLNEITMIAAVKGLDLPNDIVFQTILKLEKSPQEATSSMHRDLIAGRKIELASLTEFVVNEGLKYEIGTPTYQKVLEKLSQQAI; the protein is encoded by the coding sequence ATGCAAACAAGAATTGGAATTCTAGGTTTAGGTGGTGTAGGTGGTTATTTTGGAGGATTATTAGCCAAAGAATATGCTAAATCAAAAACCGTCGAAATTATCTTCATCGCTCGTGGCGAGACACTAAGAAACATTAAGGAATCCGGATTAAAAATTCTATCTGATAATGGTGAGAAAATTGTTTTCCCAGATTTAGTTTCTGATAATCCTGAAATAATAGGTAAAATAGATTACCTGATTTGTGCTACAAAAACGTATGATATTGAAGAAAGTCTGACTTCTATAAAAAATGTGATTACAAAAAACACAGTAATTCTTCCTTTGTATAATGGTGTAGATGCTCCAGAGCGCATCTGTACTCTTTTTCCAGATAATGAAGTTTTGCAAGGTTGCGTTTATATTGTTTCGATGATTGTTTCACCTGGTGTGATTAAAAAAGTTGGTCCTTACGAAAAAATATTTTTTGGATCGGATATGGCTTCCATTTCTAGAATGAATGCTTTGCAAACCATTTTCAAAAATGCTTCAATCGAAAGTTATTTAGTCGATGCTATCGAAGAAACGGTTTGGGAGAAGTTTATCTTTATTTCGGCTTTGGCTTCAGCAACTTCGTATTTAAACCAAAACATTGGTGAGTTGCTAAATAGTGAATCAAGCAGGAAATTTTATGTTTCTTTATTGAATGAAATTACCATGATTGCTGCTGTCAAAGGGCTCGATTTACCGAATGACATTGTTTTTCAAACTATATTAAAACTAGAAAAATCACCACAAGAAGCTACTTCCTCCATGCATCGGGATTTGATAGCAGGACGAAAAATTGAATTGGCTTCCTTGACTGAATTTGTGGTAAATGAAGGTTTGAAATATGAAATTGGCACACCAACATACCAAAAGGTATTGGAGAAATTATCACAACAAGCTATATAA